TGGAaatggtttatatatatatatatatatatatacactgtataccatatatatatatatataacacactgtatactatatatatatggtatacAGTGTATACAAAAGCATTTTTACACATAGAGCTTCACAACCATTATGTCTTGTCAGTCAGGCGTCTTGGAGAAAAAACCTTTGCTCAGTCaaaaatgagaagaaacacatgttgaaatgtgtgtggAGCAGATGCATTGTGGTCTGGTCGTGTTTTTGTCTGGTCATTGAGGGGCGTCTCCACCCCGACTGGGTGTTTTTGCTTCCAAATATCTGCGAGCAAACgtgctcagctgctgctctgagtaTCACAGGGATTTGTTTCCCTGGAGAACGCTGCTAAAATCAGTGTGAGAACCGAGATCTGCTACGGATGAGCGAACCCATGCCACTGGTATAATTccccatgaaaacacacagaaaaataacataCTGATTTATCTGTTGGCCAATAACAATCAGCCAGTGTGAGCCTTTACCAGACATATCGATATCTGCGTTAATGTTTGCTCATATGAAACTTAtcttacagaataaacaatacagaaataatgtgcatttatttctaaattaaacttaaacggtaaattgtctgtatttatataacccttttctagtcttcatgaccactcaaagtactttacagtacagtttttgccattcacccattcacgcACAAATTCATACTGTGCAcgtctatgtgcagcacttaagggggcaatttggggttcagtgttttgcccaaggaccacatatttattgttgttcATAATACAGTTTATAGTtgtactgtaaaatatcaagccccAATTACATTgctttgtcataagggtttgataacaacttCTGGGGAGTCattgataatttttttaaatatatatttctgtgttgGCTAATGTATCTGTATCAGAAATGTTTCGCTTCCTAATTTCACGATCGGCATTGACCCCCCGAAAATCCATACTTTTGGTGGATCAGGTTTTACTGTAGCTTTTCAGTTCCAGAGTCAAAACTGTATGACACTCAGGAGACTTTTGAGTTTGACCATTGCGTCTGCAGTCCCACCCTGCCGGAGCCACCCTGTCCATTCAGGGGCTCCACAGATTCCAGCATGACTGGTTGAGGCCAGACCAGGTCCACACTGCTGACAAGTAGGTCAGAGGACAGATAAAGCTGCGCTGCCTCTGACAGCAGGCGAccatgagttaaaaaaaaacgagcTGACAGGAGAAGCTCGTAAACAAACTCCTGCACATTTGTCCTTTTCACCACACTTGGAGTTTGGCTCATTGTTAATGCAAAACACTACCTCATTTGTAATGCATGAAACAGGCTGAGGCTGAAAACAAGTCAATGATTAACATGTTCATACTGATAATAATGATACGTGTTCAGTGTCACATACACAGATACAGAATTATTTGGAATTACTCGTCATTCAACTCACAAACGCTCCGTTTGGAAAGTAACACTCATAACCCGCTTAAACACATGCACTTTCCATTTATATCAATATTCATAATTTCATATAAACATTGGAAATGATTCTGACCTTTGGTTTTGTGACTAACATTTTTGGACTGACGGTTACTCAGCAGAAACTTCTTAAATTACCAGGGCTTCATATGCATGTCATTAATCACACTGGTGCCTGTGGTGATTTATTGAATCAGCGTCCGTTCTCTTTTCTCGCAGTGCAAACACATCCTGGCTGCCTACCTCTGTCAGGCCATGGGTGTGACTCAGCAGGAGAGTGTGTCTGATCAGCAGATGTCGTTGCTGCTCAGCGGGACCGCAGCCCCCTGACACGCAGGTACATTGACCACCAAgctcagcagcaggagcagcacatCTGGCTCCAAAGGGACAGCATGGAGACTCCTGAATGAGGGCCCAcgtttcacactcacattttgtGCCACTGCAGAGAAGCACTCTTATGGCCACACTACTGCTCTTCTGCTCTTACAGATGTCTCTGTGAGAGGTACCAgatgttgctttatttattttatttagttgaaAGAAACCTCAATCTGTGTCAACATctattcattgtgtgtgtgcttcttgATTTTTTAAGTTAATTCTTGCCACATTATTAAAGGAAGTATTGTCCATCTGTATGCTGAAGTTACCtcagacacattttttaaaaccttaatatattttatatggaAGTGTAAACACAATCTGTTATTTCTACCAACCAAACATCAAACTCTCAGTCTGATTTCTATTCTTCTCTACTTCACTCTTTCATCAGTCTTTCTATGTGACTTTTCCCATTTTAGGTCATATTATTAAAAGAAGTATTGTgcatctgcatgctgaagttaCCTCAGAAGCATTTTTAAAGCAGAATATAGTTTTGTCCTTTGCTCTATTTTGTGAACATGAATCGTCACATtttggaaattgttttttttatggaatAAAGATTGATCTGTAACAATATAAACATGAACTTTATTAACAAAATTATTCACCATACATACAGATTGCATCATGTTAAATAGCAGTATCAGTTCgcagctgttgttttgttgaatgaaaaaaaaaatggcctCTGGAAAAGGTTGCACGTCAGCTCGAGCACAGTGGATGTTTTTCCTGATTAGTAACGTCACTATAGCACACCGACAGATAGCTACTTCGGAATGAAAGGCAGGAATGTTGAACCAGATCAACTTGTTATTGTCcgtctttccttttttttaatcacaaaaagAACGAGGCAGAAGTTTGACATCAATGAAGAGCTCGTAGAAAGCCGGACACCTACAGTACTTATTTTTTACACACATCAGTCGACATTGACAATATAATACAACGTTACAGTGCAGTTACAGTATAGTTGTGTCCATTGGAATGTACTAAAATGTCGGCACACTCCTGTATTTTAGCCCTTGaagtcaggtcagaggtcgttcACTGGACACATGGGGGGGATAATGAAGCAGTGGAGGCAAGTGCTCAACTTAAGAACACTGGTTCAACACCAACGCGACCAATGGAGCACACCATGTGGGAAATACTCGAAAATGTCAGtgcaatgtgttttcatgtgtgtagtgATGGCTCTCAGGTGATCGAAAACACCCCGATATTTTTCACATAAATTACAAACACcccaaaaacaaaactctgattAATCTCTATcaaatctgatgtttttctgaGATTCCTCAGCCACCACAGCCCTGCGGAGAAGAAAGACAGCATCAGGTGCCTAAAGAACACGAGCAGTGCAGCAGCTGCGTTCCCTCAAACTATGATGTTGCCCTGCGAGCACCAGTGAGCAAACAAGGACAACGTGTCACTGTTCCTGTTTCACTCTCCAAAGTGATCTCTCCTTTTCTGGGGCAAACTGGACTTTGTCATCTATCTTTCCTAAGAAGAGAGAGTATTAAATTATCAGCAGTTTGATTAAAATGAGTCCTCAGGGCAGGTGTCCTTTGAGGGATCAGCCTTAAAAATCCAAACCGCCGGTCGGTGACTTCAGCAGCTTTGGAAGGACTGAGGAGCCTCAGGATCCCAGTTAAAGACTATCtcaggggtggggtgggggggttcagCTGCACTCCTCAGGCAAGTAACATTCATTTACAGTTAACTGAACAAAGCAGTGGTGCTTTTTATTCTGTGAGCCACTAGATACATGTGCATGGGAATCTGCACGATGAGGAAACTTTAACTGGCTTGTTTACTCACAAAGCAGCTGAGAATGCCCTGTGGGGATGCCTTATTTCTATAAAGCCTACAGTCACTTTCCCACTTCCTGAGCCTTTGTCTgaataaatatggaaataataGGCAGCACCACAATAGGTGTGTCTTGGTGAACTGCTACTTATTTCTGGTCCTGCGTGACTGAATCAAATCGAGTTGTTTGTCGAGGAACCCACGGAAACTCCCTCCTCTGGATCGGAGCCACGGGTTCACGATAAAAATCTGTGACCCCTGTGGTTCTGAGAGATGATTCATGGGataggaaaataactttttctttcttgtttatGCTTGCATTCATCCTCATTTTCTTCTAGTGAAGTTGATGGCTGGAGAGTGCCTGTTTATgattcctctgtgtcctccacCATGTCCCTGCGCCACATGCAGCTTCTGTGCAGGATGTAACAGTGCAGGGGCAGGGGTCCCTGCAAACACTGGCACTTATCTGCTATACAAAGGTATTTGTACATATAATGTGACAAATAGTTTAAGCCTCCTCTTATAACCATGTAGATCCTTCTTTCCGTAAATTGAGCCTGTGGTGGTCATGAGGATGAATGTGGGATGTAGATCACTGCTGTTGTACCTTTCTAGGTCCCCAAGTACAGATTTAGCCACACAaagtttttttctgatgtttacATGCTCAAACACAAggtttataataaataaattatcaaACACTGTTTCTGAATGTTGACAATATAAAACAAGTGTTTAGATTAGTAGTAACAGGGTGGATTCAGAATGATAAATAGCATTTTAAGTTTGGATCCTGTTCACAGTCCTACACATCCAgttcactttattaaaaaaaaaaaaatctgaaatcctTCACAATACAAAAGTTCCATAAGACTCACTTTTCAACGTTTCACTGCTCGACCCCTGACACTTGGCACAGTTCATAAATAAACGTCCACATTCAAGGCGCTTCAGCTCCACCTCATACCCCTCTTCTGTAAACATTATAAACCTCAGTAAAAATTAAATTCAAGACTGAAACCACAGAGTTGACACAGGCGACGCTGTTCCTCAGCTCGACTTTCTATAGTAGAGGGTCGATGGTCATGTGTATTTGGTCTCTGTTGCGTCTTCTGCCGTTGGAGCTGACGTACAGCTCCTCCCTGCGGCACAGGAAGTGCTGGGACAGGATCTTGCGGAAGGTGTCCCTAAAGTCCTGGATGCGGTAAGCGTAGATGATGGGGTTGACCGCAGAGTTGGCGTGAGACAGAATAATGGCCACGTACATGACGACACCCGGCTTCTTCAGGTCCCCGTAAAACAACGTGAGGCAGTTGAGGATGTGGACGGGCAGCCAGCAGAAGGCGAACAGTCCCACGATGATGGAGAGGGATTTGGCCGCCCGGATCTCCTTCTGTAACAGCCCGTGGTGGTGGCTGTCGCCGTTTCCCACGCACTTGAGCTCGATCTTCCTCAGCTGCTTCCTGGCCACGGTGAAGATCTTCAGGTAGATGCCCAGCATGatgagcagaggcagcagcacgCAGATGAAGAAGTTGAAGTAGACCATGTAGTGCATGTCCACCACGCTCTCAAAGAAGCACTTCAGCTTGCAACTCTGCAGCAAGTCTTCACCGCCGCTCAGCTCCTGCATGGGGGTGGCGTTTGTAGTGTTGCCTGCCCTGGAGCTGATGTTCCTACAACTGGAATCCTTCAGGTTCCAGCCAAAGAAAGGGATGAGGCCGATGATAAAGGAGAGGATCCATAAAATAGCGATGATCTCTCGGGCAATCTTTCCTGTCATCAACTCCTTGTACCTGgaggaaacacagcaggagttACTGTCACTATAATGTTTCCAATGTGGAAGTTTTGCATGTTAAAGGTTGAGTACAGCTCAGCTACAGTAGATGCAAATGTAACAACTTGGCGAAACACTGTGAACCTGAAAGATCATTATTAAAGGTTACTTTAGGTGCCATCCGTTAATTTATTActtccgccaaggaggttatgttttcacccctgtccgaTGGTTTGTTGGTTGTATGTTCGTAATCAATATAACACAAAACCATGAAAGTTGGTAGAAGGATGCGGTTTGAGTCAGGAAAGAAGCGATCAaagtttggtgcggatccaggatttcttccCGCTTTCTTTGATAACGCGAGATGGGGCATTTTTTTTGACAATTTCAcaaatttctcagagaataatttatggagcttttgggaactgatatttatgagtttgtgcaatttagtATATGGTATACCAAGTtccacacactgtgtgtgtgtgtgtgttcatttttctgagAAGATAGTTTGTGAACATACAGAATTGTTTGTCTGATGCCAAACCTGTgaaagcaccacacacacaaaacagcgTGTGTTCATTGTTTGCTTCCATTCGGTTTGATTCTTAATGAATGAACCTCAGAAAGATTTACACGGACTTTCATCATCTCACTGTCTGCTCTCACCCTGTCATGTGGACTCTGAGGGGAGGATAAACCCTCAATGCAATTCAATATACAAAAAAGCTCAACATAATTAGCTAAAGGCCGAGTAATTTCCACTTTCCGTGGAACACTAACACACGGATTGAACACATTATCAGTCTGCTGCTACCTCTGACAGCTCCACATCACCAGTTCATACAACAAACACGTCGCTGAACTTACACACCACTGACTTGAGGTGAGAGGCAGGTTCAAGTAGGTGGGAGTTCACAGACCACACAGTTACAGCGTGACgacttgaaaatgaaagaagccaatgaaacacagcagatctctgcagacacagatggaagtttttttaatcttcacttttctctctggttTTGACTTTCCTGCAGAGGAATCATTTGACTGAAATATGATGTGAATTTCTCATCAGCAGACACTCAGCGGCTGCATGTCCGGATGCTGATTCACACAAGTGGAGTCCTGACTCTCCACATCATATGAACTGTGCTGGAAGCAAAATGAGCAGCTTCCTCAAAGTCAGTCAGGCGAGCGGCCGCATGGTAATGAGTCACACGCAcgctgacacacgcacacacacacacacacacacacacacacacacacacacacacacacacacacacacacacacacacacacacacacacacacacacacacacacacacacacacagcagttaaGAGCTGTAGGTGCCATAAATAATCCATCTGAACTATACTGCTGCACACTACATGAACACACTAAATCAGAAGTTAACATGGGACTGTTGCATTAACTCTGTGTAATAATGTCATCAATAAGCCATTAGTTAATGATggaataatatttgttttttcaaccacattctttagttttatttggCAAGTTTTCGATTATTTTTGGTCCATATGTGCGCTGTACTTTTTGCTGTAATTCAAGATTACTGTGTTTTTGCTACAACGACTTTCCACTGTAAGTCAtctgtgattgtttttattctgtatatggaaggagaaaagaacaataaatcaacaaacacattttcatacagtCACAGTGTTGTCAACAAACCAATTTGCCACGTTATTGTTTTGTGAATGATTAATTGTATATATGATtaacattttctgcaaataaTTTCATTGTGAATGTTAAAGGACTCATGCTCTTACATACAACAAAAGCATTATTGGTCATTAATCAATCTTCCTGTCCATAAAAAGATTCCTTAACAATGCAACTCCAATGTGAAGGAGAAAACCCACGCTTCTTGTTCTGTGGTAAATTACATTATAAAGTACAGCTGACACTAATGTgtacatacctccgccaaggcccaacagtccccaaataaacatttaaattccctggatcttgattttatttggatctgcattaagttgcacacactcataaaaaccAGTCctgattattaaaatgtatgaattattctctgaaaaacgAAAACGTTGAAAAACAAACTATCTCTCAATGCTAGAGAGGATctggagctgcaccaaaatgcagtgggttctttcctgactcatatGACATCCTTCCATTAAGTCTCAGTAATCCGTCCAGtcgtttttgcgtaatcttgcttacaaaggaaccagacaaacagacagcggtgaaaacataacctcctggggCTGAGGTAAC
The Hippoglossus stenolepis isolate QCI-W04-F060 chromosome 15, HSTE1.2, whole genome shotgun sequence DNA segment above includes these coding regions:
- the adora2b gene encoding adenosine receptor A2b; amino-acid sequence: MNMLYIVIEVVIAVLSISGNVLVCWAVAINTTLKNATNYFLVSLAVADILVGCLAIPFAITISVGIRLDFYGCLFLACFVLVLTQSSIFSLLAIAIDRYVAVKIHLRYKELMTGKIAREIIAILWILSFIIGLIPFFGWNLKDSSCRNISSRAGNTTNATPMQELSGGEDLLQSCKLKCFFESVVDMHYMVYFNFFICVLLPLLIMLGIYLKIFTVARKQLRKIELKCVGNGDSHHHGLLQKEIRAAKSLSIIVGLFAFCWLPVHILNCLTLFYGDLKKPGVVMYVAIILSHANSAVNPIIYAYRIQDFRDTFRKILSQHFLCRREELYVSSNGRRRNRDQIHMTIDPLL